The following proteins are encoded in a genomic region of Arachis ipaensis cultivar K30076 chromosome B02, Araip1.1, whole genome shotgun sequence:
- the LOC110267885 gene encoding uncharacterized protein LOC110267885: MREPEGGEEEDRDESASERPESERGSPLQHRCSRRHHHRGGGSPEEREKDDSQTRWRERTKTRRERGGCSAVHCRRSWGQLKPPPLLGLAVLLSSLSASTITSCVSSVPFSTPRVRIQFSLLKSSTAISPDLFFRFRFLFGLVFSIRF; the protein is encoded by the exons ATGAGGGAACCAGAGGGAGGAGAGGAGGAAGACAGAGATGAGAGCGCGAGCGAGAGACCAGAGAGTGAGAGGGGGTCACCGCTGCAACACCGCTGCAGCCGCCGCCATCACCATCGTGGAGGAGGGAGTccggaggagagagagaaagatgaTTCGCAGACGAGATGGAGAGAGAGGACGAAGACGCGACGCGAGAGAGGAGGTTGTTCCGCCGTGCACTGTCGTCGCTCCTGGGGTCAATTGAAGCCGCCGCCGCTGCTAGGGCTTGCCGTGCTCCTGTCCTCACTTTCGGCTTCTACGATTACTTCCT GTGTTTCATCGGTGCCGTTTTCGACGCCAAGGGTGCGGATTCAATTCTCTCTTTTGAAAAGTTCTACTGCAATCTCCCCAGACCTCTTCTTCAGGTTCCGGTTTCTATTTGGATTAGTTTTCTCAATTCGATTTTGA